A stretch of Treponema vincentii F0403 DNA encodes these proteins:
- a CDS encoding sugar ABC transporter ATP-binding protein, whose translation MNNDEVILSLDHITKDFSGTPVLQGVSFDVHAGEVIGLVGENGAGKTTLMSILFGMPVIAETGGYGGTVKILGKEVVFKTPFDALQAGVGMVHQEFSLIPGFSSGENIMLNRELEQESIISDLFGRRLTTLNRKAMHERAQNTLNQLGVSISSKTHISEMPVGHKQFTEIAREIDRDNVRLLVLDEPTAVLTESEAEVLLKSIKALAAKGIAVIFISHRLHEVMEICDRVVVLRDGVSILDTETAKTDIPAIAAAMVGRKVEGQTAEKTVRQFDETILEVKHLWVDMPGELVNDASFSVKKGEIFGIGGLAGQGKIGIPNGIMGLFRAGGEVIFKGKPLDITKTAKVLSEGIAFVSEDRRGVGLLLDESLDWNIAFTAMQAKHKYLKKYLGGLITVRDEKAMKALADDYIKMLQIKCTGSQQKARELSGGNQQKLCLAKAFCLEPDLLFVAEPTRGIDVGAKALVLEAIRTLNREKGVTVVMISSELEELRSACDRIAVVFQGKVAHVLQPSEDPAEFALYMAGVK comes from the coding sequence ATGAATAATGATGAAGTCATCTTATCACTTGATCATATTACGAAGGACTTTTCCGGGACTCCCGTTTTACAAGGCGTGAGTTTTGATGTCCATGCGGGAGAAGTGATCGGTTTGGTAGGAGAAAACGGCGCCGGGAAAACGACATTGATGAGCATTCTGTTCGGTATGCCGGTTATCGCCGAGACAGGCGGATACGGCGGTACCGTAAAAATACTGGGAAAAGAAGTTGTTTTTAAGACTCCATTTGACGCCCTTCAAGCAGGTGTCGGAATGGTGCATCAAGAGTTTTCGTTAATTCCGGGTTTTTCTTCCGGTGAGAATATTATGCTGAACCGCGAACTTGAACAGGAGAGTATTATTTCGGATCTCTTTGGGCGGCGGCTTACAACATTGAATCGGAAAGCGATGCATGAGCGGGCGCAGAACACACTCAATCAACTCGGTGTTTCGATCAGCTCGAAAACGCATATTTCCGAAATGCCTGTCGGGCATAAGCAGTTTACCGAAATTGCCCGCGAAATAGACCGCGATAACGTACGGCTTTTGGTACTGGATGAACCGACCGCCGTTCTTACCGAATCCGAAGCGGAGGTGCTGCTAAAATCTATCAAAGCGCTGGCGGCAAAGGGAATTGCGGTTATCTTTATTTCCCACCGTCTGCATGAGGTGATGGAAATTTGCGACAGGGTTGTCGTACTGCGCGACGGTGTTTCGATTTTAGATACGGAAACGGCAAAGACGGATATTCCGGCGATTGCGGCTGCAATGGTCGGGAGAAAGGTGGAAGGTCAAACCGCCGAAAAGACGGTGCGGCAATTTGACGAAACCATCCTTGAGGTAAAACATCTATGGGTAGATATGCCGGGAGAGCTGGTTAACGATGCAAGTTTCTCCGTTAAAAAAGGAGAGATATTCGGTATCGGCGGTTTGGCGGGGCAAGGAAAAATCGGTATTCCCAACGGTATTATGGGGCTTTTCCGTGCAGGCGGCGAGGTTATCTTTAAAGGTAAGCCGCTCGATATTACCAAAACCGCAAAAGTTCTTTCGGAAGGAATTGCGTTTGTCTCCGAAGACCGGCGCGGCGTCGGCCTTTTACTGGATGAAAGCCTTGACTGGAATATCGCGTTTACGGCTATGCAGGCAAAGCATAAATACTTAAAAAAATATCTCGGCGGGTTAATCACCGTCCGTGACGAAAAGGCGATGAAAGCGCTTGCCGACGATTATATCAAAATGCTGCAAATTAAATGCACCGGTTCCCAGCAAAAAGCACGGGAACTTTCCGGCGGCAATCAGCAAAAGCTCTGTCTGGCAAAAGCGTTTTGTCTGGAACCCGATTTGCTCTTTGTTGCGGAGCCGACGCGGGGAATTGACGTAGGCGCAAAAGCCCTTGTGCTGGAAGCAATCCGTACATTGAATAGAGAAAAGGGCGTTACTGTTGTGATGATTTCGAGTGAGCTTGAAGAGCTGCGGTCTGCGTGCGATCGTATTGCCGTCGTATTCCAAGGCAAGGTTGCTCACGTACTGCAGCCGTCCGAAGATCCGGCTGAATTTGCGCTTTATATGGCAGGAGTAAAATAA